In Cercospora beticola chromosome 3, complete sequence, the following proteins share a genomic window:
- a CDS encoding uncharacterized protein (CAZy:GH43~CAZy:GH117), translating into MHSSIARVALAGLSVFASIASAAPLEQRQANLRPVISTDFPDPSIIKDGDTWYAFASQSLYDFRDIKIQVATSKDFATWTLMEGYDALGTMAPWSRSDVWAPSVHRRDDGKYLMYYSGVTTTGGDGRFHCVGTAVSDTILGPYQSNTDEPFACPIDQGGALDASYFKDGDRHYALYKIDANALGNGGSCGNTVEPILTTPIVIQEVQADGTTKIGEPTTILTNSVYDGPLVEAPYMIRNADGVYVLFFSSWCYTTDKYSVSTAYSNSPTGPFEKAKLPLFVTGTQGLIGPGGGSIADDGTSWAMHGYESRDRVGGRRSMYVTQLRLEGRETIST; encoded by the exons ATGCATTCCAGTATAGCGAGAGTGGCCTTGGCTGGCCTGAGCGTGTTTGCGAGCATTGCATCTGCTGCACCTCTGGAGCAACgacaagcgaatcttagacCGGTCATATCAACAGAC TTCCCCGATCCATCGATAATAAAAGATGGCGACACATGGTATGCTTTCGCATCCCAATCTCTATACGACTTCCGAGACATCAAGATCCAAGTCGCAACCTCAAAAGACTTTGCCACATGGACACTCATGGAAGGCTACGATGCCCTCGGCACAATGGCTCCCTGGTCCCGATCCGACGTCTGGGCACCTTCCGTCCACCGACGAGACGACGGCAAATACCTCATGTACTACTCCGGCGTAACCACAACCGGCGGTGACGGACGCTTCCACTGCGTAGGCACAGCAGTTTCCGACACCATCCTCGGACCCTACCAGTCCAACACCGATGAACCCTTCGCCTGCCCCATCGACCAAGGCGGCGCTTTGGATGCATCTTACTTCAAAGACGGAGACCGACACTACGCTCTCTACAAAATCGACGCCAATGCCCTCGGAAATGGCGGTTCGTGCGGAAATACCGTCGAACCTATCCTCACCACCCCGATCGTCATTCAAGAAGTCCAAGCAGATGGTACAACCAAAATCGGAGAACCTACTACCATCCTCACGAACTCCGTCTACGATGGTCCACTCGTCGAAGCACCCTACATGATCCGCAACGCAGATGGCGTTTACGTCTTATTCTTTTCATCGTGGTGCTACACCACCGACAAGTACAGCGTCTCCACTGCCTACTCGAATAGTCCTACAGGACCATTTGAGAAGGCTAAACTTCCGTTGTTTGTTACGGGGACGCAGGGGTTGATTGGGCCGGGTGGAGGCAGTATTGCGGATGATGGGACGAGTTGGGCGATGCATGGTTATGAGTCGAGGGACAGAGTTGGTGGGAGGAGGAGTATGTATGTTACGCAGTTGAGGTTGGAGGGACGGGAGACGATTTCGACTTGA
- a CDS encoding uncharacterized protein (BUSCO:EOG0926448Q), with product MTDQAALNSLLQWGIENSAAANGDAPEGQRRDPSRGLNPEMLAQLLGGPSDADRMKDAMHAIVAPMDKVDLENKLIAWDNFEQLIEQIDNANNMDPLKLWEPLIRQLDHEEPEMRKNAALCISTAVQNNVKSQEHANSLGVVPKLAKLATDDTNQAVRKKAIGALSSQVRNFQPGMDELEKALPDSVWKSSKGGQDAADMDSCDAIIQKLRDLSATKA from the coding sequence ATGACAGACCAAGCAGCGCTCAATTCACTACTACAATGGGGCATCGAGAATAGTGCCGCAGCGAATGGCGACGCACCAGAAGGGCAGCGACGTGATCCAAGCAGGGGACTGAACCCGGAAATGCTTGCGCAATTACTCGGCGGGCCATCAGACGCGGATCGCATGAAAGACGCAATGCACGCCATTGTTGCGCCCATGGATAAAGTCGACCTGGAAAACAAATTGATCGCGTGGGACAACTTCGAGCAGCTGATTGAGCAAATCGATAACGCGAACAACATGGACCCGCTGAAGTTATGGGAGCCACTCATACGGCAATTGGATCATGAAGAGCcggagatgaggaagaacgcAGCTCTGTGCATCAGCACTGCAGTACAGAACAATGTGAAATCGCAAGAGCATGCGAATAGCTTGGGAGTTGTGCCGAAACTGGCAAAGTTGGCAACAGACGACACAAATCAAGCTGTGCGGAAGAAAGCAATTGGAGCATTGAGCAGCCAGGTCAGAAATTTCCAGCCCGGCATggacgagctggagaaggcgTTGCCTGATAGCGTCTGGAAGAGCTCGAAAGGAGGGCAAGACGCAGCCGATATGGATTCATGCGATGCCATCATCCAGAAGTTGAGGGATCTTTCTGCTACAAAGGCGTAG